One genomic segment of Oncorhynchus gorbuscha isolate QuinsamMale2020 ecotype Even-year unplaced genomic scaffold, OgorEven_v1.0 Un_scaffold_750, whole genome shotgun sequence includes these proteins:
- the LOC124020032 gene encoding protein PRRC2A-like isoform X2 — MSERSGQTAKGKDGKSKYASLNLFDTYKGKSLEAQKPVVPPRHGLQSLGKVASARRMPPPASLPSLKAENKGNDPNVSLVPKDGTGWASKQEPADPKSTDVLSAPQLESQQPVVSQTPAPTRPRTPPTPEVPPPVPATVSAQAAGARSWAQASVTHGAQGDGGKGSNQRSPFSREEFPTLQAAGDQEKAGREQGTADQLYGPGPSLRPPNMTSWRDGGGRALAPTGEGVAEGGPGGVLAIEGAASGGQAGPPPLQQQQNLQSHGLPRNPPAGSPGLPQPPMGPGFPQYRGIMPPFMYPPFLPFPPPYGPQGPYRYPPPGEAPPRFRQQGQDGRGRPQGGPRGGGGEMVKRPSILKQDDLKELDELDHQDGDEGWAGAHEEIDYSAKLKFSDDEGEEDEERNERPERSERSESKNGAREMQRSQEGPPQVVQRSRVSDSGVDRDTRRTPPSNADHDGPPPPSSKPGWAEEGGKSGWGSQGAHATYQDRNSPNQSSPVVAPETASLAPGKVAPSSQLQQQQATSPVPGGPTPPPQTTGLLAPPTGEDEEETWRQRRKQSSSEISAAVERARRRREEEERRMEEERRAACAEKLKRLDEKAQQGGGGSSGGSKPPSLDGNSTTAGSPSPSLSASACSPNISQPPSPCVDLEEPPLAAQTVTRDLVPGPSPTDRQRANSNSSYDSNADTQVCPQLPTPQLQQPPLEVLVPGEGKEEILDSAHVRSGGGGGGVVDPVKVESMGGGASRQASGPPGQGYSKYQKSLPPRFQRQQQEQLMKQQQQWQQQHSQAAQQSQQQLPPQQPQQAPQQQGPSPGATTQTQCPKQQQSGSLQYPPQGSMGRGPLPMNFDPRWMMMPYMDPRMMQGGMQGRPPGPMDYYPPNMQHAGMMGRERSDSGGSGSDTFDRQQHPGHPNRGTPPMDPKLAWGPEVFPGGSEGRGLSSPLRQKQALEEDDVSGKGPRSDTPPVRGMREGGPGPIQQPNSVSGSSNQTPPPVGTLVGGQGGGSHHPHHHQSYMGGRGNYSNFPDQGSRMALHQQQQRGSGGGFSHQDEGQGHKGGQQQGQVWGAPHPHYDRNGRTDLSPLENNNLHHPQHQQHHGHQQHQGPSHFPLHPHKPENGRGERGGEAPKKGDPSPPLQQPSLSSCSSSSSSSSARDDGSGKAVVHLLPPQRKADTGTGQRHDAGSSREMKQDKMGHSHSQSSVTSQQSQQQRQGQEQHHHRDPKPNQRERGGREHKTETQWGPRPGSSNAGGPSNNRRGGSGNNRGGEDSSNHPTASDHNKPSGGSNTNKRAGPIKRPVLKEMKREGGEGEGGEKTSGGGSGKDKDGGNSSVKQETSSGPQSSSAVSGKEELAQTGPKPRNGWKDRAANERGGVGKGPKDGVNPTPSSGYSGPPSNRRDRERSLERGGGASYHGGSARGSRASRGRGGEFYGRGRGYRGTYTGTAGGGSVSRGRAAGSRSSRDYRAGGGYHQEFNDEASGARRNRGGSQANPGRARNHSETRSEGSEYEEVPKRRRQRGSETGSESAASDLAQSDKEDRKSSTKNGSGTDNFTSGGSAPSRGSQARVFTPRGVPSRRGRGGGGGGGGGSSIYRSGGAGGGMAGGHRSGSRADPQGWASKSSASVRKQQGPMQSSAPKDTGRGTGGEEKSVDGSQAQNQGGATPPQSILAAPTPAPQGSMENGGVGTQQSTANPTTNSSGPLPLSGSDGRGFPCVPQDGFERPPRRRRHGRSQHQQDKPPRFRRLKERENAARINGGGRPSSPCQNYIQDVTDGAHKAVPSTGTAPNANHIATTTTNNNISTGTHLGSSNTNSHHHHYNQGNSGPAHSQQHHNPAGGAKSPDFSNQNSDQANEEWETASESSDFTEFREREGGGGKSYSSHHHHHPPGRGGGGGGGVGEREREMTAKEQAANKRSFSSQRPGMERQNRRVNAGGREGGGGGRGPRGPPSGGGGGAGNGGGQRGERRGNWPSPKNRK; from the exons TTCCCCCCCGCCATGGCCTTCAGTCTCTTGGTAAAGTTGCCTCTGCGCGGCGCATGCCACCCCCTGCCAGCCTGCCCAGTCTGAAGGCAGAGAACAAAGGCAACGATCCCAACGTCTCGCTCGTTCCAAAAGACGGCACAGGATGGGCAAGCAAGCAGGAACCAGCAGACCCAAAGAG TACCGATGTATTGTCAGCACCGCAGCTGGAGTCGCAGCAGCCTGTGGTTTCACAGACGCCTGCACCGACCCGCCCGAGAACCCCGCCAACTCCAGAG GTTCCACCTCCGGTTCCGGCCACGGTTTCAGCCCAGGCCGCAGGGGCAAGGTCCTGGGCTCAGGCCAGTGTTACACATGGAGCACAAGGAGATG GTGGAAAGGGATCAAACCAACGGTCGCCATTCTCTCGCGAGGAATTTCCCACCCTGCAGGCGGCTGGCGACCAGGAAAAAGCTGGCAGGGAACAGGGCACTGCAGATCAGTTGTATGGGCCCGGACCAAGCCTCCGCCCCCCGA aCATGACGAGCTGGCGGGACGGTGGGGGCCGTGCCCTGGCGCCCACCGGAGAGGGGGTCGCAGAGGGTGGCCCGGGCGGGGTGCTGGCGATAGAGGGGGCTGCCAGTGGTGGCCAGGCAGGCCCCCCTCCTCTCCAGCAGCAGCAAAACCTCCAGTCCCATGGGCTGCCTAGGAATCCCCCCGCTGGCAGCCCTGGCCTGCCCCAGCCCCCCATGGGCCCTGGGTTCCCCCAGTACAGAGGGATTATGCCTCCATTT ATGTACCCGCCCTTTCTGCCCTTCCCGCCTCCCTACGGCCCCCAGGGGCCCTACAGGTACCCTCCTCCTGGTGAGGCCCCTCCCAGGTTTCGCCAGCAGGGTCAGGACGGCCGCGGGCGTCCCCAAGGCGGTCCCcgtggtgggggaggagagatggtgaaGCGACCCTCCATTCTGAAGCAGGATGACCTGAAGGAGCTAGATGAACTAGACCACCAGGACGGAGACGAGGGCTgggcag GGGCACACGAGGAGATCGACTACTCGGCCAAGTTGAAGTTCAGCGACGAtgaaggagaggaagatgaggagaggaacgAGAGACCCGAGAGGAGTGAAAGAAGCGAGAGCAAAAACGGTGCACG GGAGATGCAAAGGTCTCAGGAAGGTCCCCCTCAGGTGGTGCAGCGCTCCCGAGTCTCTGACAGCGGAGTGGACAGGGACACCCGCCGCACCCCTCCCTCCAACGCTGACCACGACggccccccacccccctccagcAAGCCAGGATGGGCCGAGGAGGGGGGCAAGAGCGGCTGGGGGAGCCAAGGCGCCCATGCCACCTACCAG GACCGCAACTCCCCTAATCAGTCCAGCCCGGTGGTAGCCCCTGAAACTGCCTCACTGGCCCCCGGGAAGGTCGCCCCCTCCTCGCAGCTCCAACAGCAGCAGGCTACTTCCCCCGTCCCCGGAGGCCCCACCCCTCCACCTCAGACGACTGGCCTGCTGGCCCCGCCCACCGGcgaagatgaagaggagacatGGCGCCAGCGCAGGAAGCAGTCCTCCTCAGAGATCTCGGCCGCTGTTGAACGCGCCCGCCGGCGCCGCGAAGAGGAGGAGCGTAGGATGGAGGAAGAGCGGCGTGCGGCCTGCGCTGAGAAGCTGAAGAGGCTGGATGAGAAGGCCCAGCAGGGTGGTGGTGGGAGCAGCGGAGGCTCCAAGCCCCCCAGTCTGGACGGCAACTCCACCACGGCCGGAAGCCCCAGCCCTTCCCTGTCGGCCTCAGCCTGCTCCCCCAACATCAGCCAGCCCCCGTCCCCCTGCGTGGACCTTGAGGAGCCCCCCCTGGCTGCCCAGACTGTTACCAGGGACCTAGTGCCAGGGCCCAGTCCCACCGACAGACAGAGGGCCAATAGCAATAGCAGCTATGACTCCAATGCTG ACACCCAGGTGTGTCCCCAGCTCCCTACTCCCCAGCTGCAGCAGCCCCCTCTGGAGGTCCTGGTGcctggggaagggaaggaggagatcCTAGATAGTGCTCACGTCCGCAgcggaggaggtggtggaggagtggTAGACCCAGTGAAGGTAGAAAGCATGGGAGGAGGAGCAAGTCGCCAAGCCAGCGGCCCCCCGGGACAGGGCTACTCCAAGTACCAGAAGTCCCTGCCTCCCCGCTTCCAGAGACAGCAACAG GAGCAGCTgatgaagcagcagcagcagtggcagcagcagcacagccaagCAGCCCAACAGAGCCAGCAGCAGCTCCCACCCCAGCAGCCTCAGCAGGCCCCCCAGCAGCAGGGCCCTTCTCCGGGGGCCACCACTCAGACCCAGTGTCCCAAGCAGCAGCAGTCAGGGTCCCTTCAGTACCCGCCACAGGGCTCCATGGGCCGCGGCCCCCTGCCCATGAACTTTGACCCGCGCTGGATGATGATGCCCTACATGGACCCCCGGATGATGCAGGGGGGCATGCAGGGTCGACCTCCAGGGCCCATGGACTACTACCCGCCCAACATGCAACATGCAG GGATGATGGGGCGAGAGCGCTCCGATTCGGGGGGCTCTGGTTCGGACACCTTTGACAGGCAGCAGCACCCGGGACACCCCAACCGTGGGACACCTCCCATGGATCCCAAACTGGCCTGGGGGCCTGAGGTGTTCCCTGGGGGCAGCGAAGGCAGGGGACTGAGCTCCCCTCTGAGACAGAAGCAGGCACTGGAAGAGGATGATGTCAGTGGTAAAGGGCCTAG GAGTGATACCCCTCCAGTACGTGGTATGCGAGAGGGAGGGCCAGGCCCCATCCAGCAGCCCAACTCTGTTTCGGGCTCCTCCAACCAGACCCCACCCCCTGTGGGCACTCTGGTGGGGGGCCAGGGAGGAGGCagccaccacccccaccaccaccagtcctacATGGGTGGCCGGGGCAACTACAGCAACTTTCCCGACCAGGGCTCCCGCATGGCCCTACACCAGCAGCAACAGAGGGGGAGTGGTGGAGGCTTCAGCCACCAGGATGAGGGCCAGGGCCACAAGGGTGGCCAGCAACAGGGCCAGGTCTGGGGGGCCCCCCACCCCCACTACGACCGCAATGGGCGCACTGACCTCTCCCCCCTGGAGAATAACAACCTCCACCACCctcaacaccaacaacaccatgGTCATCAACAACACCAAGGCCCCTCCCACtttcccctccacccccacaaGCCCGAGAATGGCCGCGGTGAGAGAGGAGGCGAAGCCCCCAAGAAGGGTGACCCCTCGCCCCCACTCCAACAGCcgtccctctcctcctgctcatCCTCCTCCTCGTCATCCTCAGCCAGGGACGACGGCAGCGGCAAGGCGGTCGTGCATCTCCTCCCACCTCAGCGCAAGGCTGACACAGGAACCGGGCAGAGACATGATGCAGGAAGCAGCAGAGAGATGAAGCAGGATAAGATGGGCCACAGCCACTCTCAGTCCTCTGTGACGTCTCAGCAGTCCCAGCAGCAGAGGCAGGGCCAGGAGCAGCACCACCACCGTGATCCTAAGCCCAACCAGCGGGAGCGAGGGGGGAGGGAACACAAGACTGAGACCCAGTGGGGGCCACGGCCCGGCAGCAGCAACGCAGGAGGCCCCTCgaacaacaggagaggagggagcggaAACAACCGCGGAGGGGAGGATTCATCCAATCACCCAACAGCGTCTGACCACAACAAACCTTCCGGTGGCAGCAACACCAATAAGAGGGCAGGGCCTATCAAGAGGCCTGTGCTGAaggagatgaaaagagagggtggggagggcgAGGGAGGAGAAAAGACCAGCGGAGGAGGCTCTGGAAAAGACAAAGACGGAGGCAATTCATCAGTCAAGCAGGAAACATCCTCCGGCCCACAGAGCTCCTCTGCAGTGTCTGGTAAAGAAGAACTGGCTCAGACCGGTCCCAAACCCAGAAACGGATGGAAGGACCGAGCGGCGAACGAACGAGGAGGAGTGGGCAAAGGTCCCAAAGACGGTGTCAACCCCACCCCCTCATCAGGGTACTCCGGCCCCCCATCCAATAGGCGGGACAGAGAGCGCTCGTTGGAGAGGGGCGGGGGCGCATCATACCACGGCGGCTCGGCCCGTGGTAGCAGAGCCAGCCGAGGACGAGGTGGCGAGTTCTACGGGCGTGGCCGAGGTTACCGGGGCACTTACACGGGCACGGCCGGGGGTGGCAGTGTTAGCCGTGGCAGGGCAGCAGGCAGCAGGAGCAGCCGGGACTACCGAGCTGGCGGCGGCTACCACCAAGAATTCAACGACGAGGCATCGGGGGCAAGGCGCAACCGAGGGGGGTCGCAAGCCAACCCGGGGCGTGCCCGTAACCACAGCGAGACCCGCAGCGAGGGTTCAGAATACGAGGAGGTCCccaagaggaggaggcagagggggtcGGAGACGGGCAGTGAGAGTGCCGCCAGCGACCTGGCCCAGTCGGACAAGGAGGACCGCAAATCCAGCACCAAGAATGGCAGTGGCACAGATAACTTTACCAGTGGCGGCTCCGCCCCATCCAGAGGCTCCCAGGCCCGGGTGTTCACCCCCAGAGGGGTGCCCTCTAGGAGGGGTAGGGGGggtggcggaggaggaggaggtggcagCAGCATCTATAGAAGTGGTGGAGCCGGAGGAGGAATGGCTGGAGGTCACAGGTCAGGATCCAGGGCCGACCCTCAAGGCTGGGCCTCCAAGTCCTCAGCCTCGGTCCGCAAGCAGCAGGGCCCAATGCAGTCGTCTGCACCCAAAGACACGGGTCGTGGAACCGGTGGGGAGGAGAAGTCAGTGGACGGAAGCCAAGCTCAGAATCAGGGAGGAGCAACCCCTCCACAATCTATCCTTGCTGCACCTACTCCAGCCCCACAGGGCTCCATGGAGAATGGAGGAGTTGGGACCCAGCAGTCCACAGCTAATCCCACTACCAACTCCAGCgggccccttcctctctctggctCGGACGGGCGTGGCTTTCCTTGCGTCCCCCAGGATGGCTTTGAGCGCCCCCCGAGACGCCGTCGCCACGGACGCTCCCAACACCAACAGGACAAGCCACCGCGCTTCCGCaggctgaaggagagagagaacgccgCTCGCATCAACGGAGGAGGACGACCCTCCTCGCCCTGCCAGAATTACATTCAGGATGTCACTGACGGCGCACACAAAGCGGTGCCCTCGACCGGCACTGCCCCCAACGCTAACCACATTGCGACCACAACTACCAACAACAACATCAGTACCGGCACCCATCTTGGAAGCTCTAACACAAACAGTCACCACCATCACTACAACCAGGGCAACTCTGGTCCTGCCCACTCTCAGCAGCACCACAACCCAGCAGGAGGCGCCAAATCCCCTGACTTCTCTAACCAGAACTCAGACCAGGCCAATGAGGAGTGGGAGACCGCCTCCGAGAGCAGTGACTTCACCGAGTtccgggagagggagggaggaggagggaagtccTATTCCtcccatcaccatcatcacccacccggaagaggaggtggaggtgggggaggggtcggagagcgagagcgagagatgaCTGCGAAGGAGCAGGCGGCAAACAAGAGAAGCTTCTCCAGCCAGCGTCCCGGTATGGAGCGACAGAACAGGAGGGTCAAcgctggaggaagagagggaggtgggggaggaagaGGCCCACGGGGCCCGCCCAGTGGGGGAGGAGGCGGAGCTGGAAACGGAGGGGGCCAACGCGGTGAGCGCCGCGGAAACTGGCCCTCCCCCAAAAACAGGAAGTGA